AAGTCGGATTAGTGAGGTCACTGAGGTTGTCCACACCGCGGCTCCTCTTCCCATTTGGACGCTTGAGATTGAACGACTTCCTTTTGGTAGCTTTGAAGCTCTTGAGAAGTTGCTCCGTGTCCACCTCACTGTTGTCCTCCTCCTTCTCTGCTGCGGCACTTTGGATCTGATGGCGAGGCGGACATTCAGTCAGACTCATTGAAGTTGGGACCACAAGAGTGTCACGATCCGCACCGGTCTCTGGAACTTCCTTAATGGACGACGCCATTTCACCTAGCGCCATGTTTTCGATGGCTCCAATGTCTTCATCATAAATGCATCCATTACTTTTACAAGCCTTTGCATCCAATGGATCAAATGCCCCTCCGTCTTTTTCAGGCATTTTCACAGCAAGTCGAGATGCATCTGTCTTGGGACCTCTCATCTGGGAACAAAGAGAACGTTTTCTGCCTTTCCTGGTGACAGGTACATCCTGGTCCTCACTGCTGAGGTAGTTCTCAATATGAACCTGAACCGCCTCTGACGGCAGCTTACTTTGCGGGACGCTCTCTTCATTTTGAACACCGGAAACCAGAACCAGCGGTTTTGCAGCTCTCGCGGGCTTGCCTTTCCCAGAGGAAACTCTTCTCTTGTCGGCTTTTTTAGGAGCTGAACTTTCTATCAGAGTTTGGGCCTTCAAATCAGAGTCGACCTGCTGCAGAGTGCTATGCAACCTCTTCACCAACTTTGCTTCGGGTTGGCGGGTTTCAGACATGAGACTGGGAGCTTTGTCGTTAGCTTTTTCAATTTCTAGTTTGTCTAGCTTCTCTGTTTCTTCAAAAGAGTCCATGCAGATGTCATTTTTGACCGTTTGAGGCTCTTCTTCCAGATGTTTTACCTGTTTCTCCTTAGAGCTTTTTATAAAGTCAGTAGGTGTCAGCATCTTCTTCTTGTTGTGTCGCTTTCCTGGTGGTTGTACAGTTGAGGAGAGTGTTGGTTTAGTGGAGGCATTCCCTGTAAGAGAGACGCCTAATTTGTTTCTCCTCTCTCGTTTGTAGGTGGCCCCAAACACTTGCTCCTCGAGGGCTTTGGGTGGCAGCTCCTTTTTTGGGTTTACCTCACTGTTGTTGAACACGTTGACATCCAGCGTGGAAGCGGAGCTGCCAGAGTCGTCCGAATCTGGGGCGTCCTCAGCGGATTTCTCCAACTCAAGACTCCCCTCTGCGGAAACCTTCATGAGCCATTCGGCGACCTTCTCAACACTTTTTCTCTTCCTCTTCTCTAAAATCTTGTCAGCTTCCAGATCACTTTTCTGCTTTGAGGATTTTATTTGAGGCCTTGAATCAACTGGAATAGATTTCACTTTTCTTGCTTTCCCTCGAATTTTGCGTGCAGATGCTTTGACTTTTGTCTCCACTGAATCCAAGGATTCCATTGTTTGGACCGTGTCCTGAACTTTGCTTTCTGTTGTCAAATGACTGGAATCTTCAAACCCCATGACTTTTGCAAATCCATTGAGGGCTACAAAGGGCAACATTTAGCAGTAATTAGCAATTTAGTAGCAAATCAGTCAGTCATTGATTGTGTTAGACCCATTATACCGCTTTCCCCTGtacaaactgcaaaaaccacACCACATTTACCACATCAGTGCAAACAAAGACACTAACAAACAACAATAGAGGAGAACAAGGGatctcctgtatttacttgctTGTGGTAATGAGGTGAGTTTTATCCAATAGGAGACTATGGGTCAACACAACACTAGAGACACATGTTACGTTTGGGGATGTAGGATGTCCAATTCAAAACAGTACAGCTGAAATCTAATAAAACCACGCAGCACTGAACACATCAGTGGGAACGAGAcgtgcaaacaaaaaacaacaaaaacagagaaTGACGACTCTCCTTGCTATTTCTTTTAATGACATTATTCGTTTCCAAGGAGACTATGGGCACAGTCAGTGTCGTATAAATAACATTTGGGGCCATAAGTTTTCCCGTTCAAAAGCTAGAATCTAAGAGAACCACATCAACTGAATGCATCAGTGAtaacaaaacagcaacaatggaggCAAACGAGGGTTTCCTTATTTACATTTCTGTGTTAAAGACACAAGATTTATACAAGAGGAGAATATgggcactcaataaaaaatagtGGAGACTGtggcatgtgtgtgtatatatagaactataaacagttagcatgtgtctgtatatttgtcattttcaaaCAGTGTAAAGTtggttttaaaggaaaactgcactttttttttacatttattttgcccatcagctacaatccttatgtgagacatgaacacaaatgCCTCTCTTTTCTGCAtgctctaaagatataaaaacagacgcacataatgggacacacctatgccgccgaCAAAGACCGCCattaaaaacacctccaacaaggttttatggttttaggtccatgctgtgagcatgtagtaacaggcacattcatgataacatgtaatacagtattttgtcatattttgatccttttaagcattaccggaactcttccttcctgggtgcattgattttacatagcaacatagaaatgaatgCTACACcgagcattaacttttccaaactcgaaaataaaaaacagcagcagcagctcagtGTTAAATTTTGGTGGTGGCATTGTGTAGGCATTGTGAACACAGTGTTAACGTGCTGcgggcaagtgtgtggtgaagctagtcgccagccggtgtggtgtggcaaagtgtcaatacgccagtaccGTAGCTCgatcggcataacaatgttaataataataataataataataataataacaacaatatcactgtagcttggttaatatgcacatcacattatatgtaaatgggcgttgttgccgcttttcaatgtttttttttttttccagaaggcttcATAGGCAGAATAAGTGTTGTGTATAGTGTATGTCTAGAAATAGGTATTCAGGCCATTACCTGCTATAGTTGACGAGTGAGAACTTGGAAGAGCCTTGTCAACATCCTCCACGTTGTCATCAACCTGTTTGTTCATCTCACCAGTTGTCACACTGTTTAGAGTGAAAACAATCACAATAGTGATGAACTAAAAGCAACAATTTAAAAAGAGTTAAGGTGTTGCTTTCAATTACTCACACTCACCATGATTGTCGAACGTCTTGGATGAACCCAGTAAAGTCTGAATGGAAAaagtgtttcatttaattcattcAGTCCGGTCATACAAATGACCATATAGCCCCAAATATAACATCGTATttttgctctttaaaagtatattttacaagcttttggTAAAATCTAGGCTGGTAAATatagcaagaaataaaaataaccaacGTATTCCACCCCGCAGATGGCATTTTGGCTGTAGAATATTTGAGTGATGTCAcatatgtcacaaaagctgcccAACCAAGTCCTTACTTTACGTACaagtttgtatgtatgtacaagcctttggtcccatgacaaaaataccagcgtGAACGCCGTGTGAACTGCACCAAAAAAGCAGAGCAGAGGACCAAACTGCAATCATACAGCAGTGAAGGAGCTATGATGCAAATTTTGAGATAATTGTTGATCAAAGAAGCAGAGTCAAATGCCTGTCGAGCAGCTATGAAATGtgataaacaaaaacatgatgAATTAAATAGAATTGTTTTTCTCCAACAATGGGTCTTGGAAAAGAGTAGCTGTCCTAAATTCAAGGTCATCTTATATTGGGGTCAATAACGACTGTACTTACAGTTTGTGCCTGTGTCGTGTTCATAAGCATGGATCATGTCTTGCAGGCCTGTGACAAGCCTCTGAAAACCCGGACTCTCCTGCAAGCTCCTATGTTTGACCAATAAGAATATGTTTTCAAACAGATTCTTGAGAATGACCATGTTAAATATGCACCCAACCTTTTGGTTATCTTTTCTTTACACACTGGGCAGCTGGCTCGGTTTAGTTTGGTGTTGTCCAAAAGCCTCAGCATGCAAAATCTAAACAGGGAAAGAACACAATTAAGCTTTGTTGCAATTAATAAAAGtgcaaatgcacaaaaaaataacacttaCTTGCAAAACTGATGGTCACACTTGGTGGAAACGGGTTCGGTTAATAAATCCAGACTGAAAAGAACAGAAGACTATTAATAAGATACAGATTTACCAATAAACTGTTACATATCATTTACCATATGGGGCACTGAAGGGTCTCCCAAAGGACAGCAATTCCCCTTTTGACCTCGGTGACATTCGGGGGACTCATGATGTTGATTTTCTTAATAAAAACGCAACAAACAGTTACGAAGGTTCTGCTATACGTCAGCAAGACAGAGAGAGGATTTCCATTTGTATGAATTGCCACTGAGTTTCCGCCAAGAAAGACATGTCGTCCTTATTGTCATTAAAGCACAAAACAACAACttatatttatttagaaagttagCTTGATTTGAACGACAACAGCGTCTTTTTCTGACACGATGACTGCGCGGCATGTCAACTAAAACGATCAAAGTTCTTACAAATCTTGCGGTCTAACGGTGACATGCACACTGTGTTTAAAGTGTACCTTGTTTTCTGTTTAAATTGTACCTTGTTTTCTTTCAGCTCAGTGACAGTGGTAGTGCTAGTCGGAGTGACTCTTGCTTCAGTTTTCCCGCAACTATCGTCTTCTTCTGTTGTATATACTGAACAGCAGGAGCGCCCTCATACGGTGGGAAGCCACAACGGCATAGTGCACTTGGCATTTCGGATAAATTCAACCAATATTTAGTTTactgcaaataaaatatttccGTGGATTAAATTTCGCTTTAGTCTGTTCCCCAGTTGTGATgcaatcctaaaaaaaaaattcctagaTTATTTTTCCAACGAATAAGAGGACATAAGCGCCAATACGGATGTACTCCGGTCTTGCAAGTCCGTCAAACTACAAGAAAACCGTTCTATGCATGACGTTCACAATTATGTCCGAAACATTTTATTCTACCCTAAAATTTGGAAATAAACATTATTTCATCAACCAGTAAATGACGACATTGCACACTTTAGTTGTGTTCAAACGAGAAATCGGACGCAAACATCAATACCGGGACGCGAGAGAGCGAGAACCAGAAAGGGGGGTAGCGCGTAGGAAAATCGAAGGGGCAGAATTTAAAGTGCTTCTCAAATTTACGGAAAGGCGCTATATTAGAAAGATGGGACCTGTGGCTATCACCCGATTTCTGTATGAAAGAATACGTGAAGTTATGAGAGCAACAGTGCACACTGATGGTGATTTAATGATGGTATGTTTCAAAGAGGATCAACGAGAGAGGGCGCTAAAATTAACAAACATAAGTAAGAAAGCGGGcctattggttagcatgtttggccacgcagtcaggagaaaGCCATTTAGCGACCATTCACATCTAGAGAGTGGCGGTAGTGCACTAACATAGCTTGCAACCGCCGTTAAacgacaaagaagaagaagaagaagaagcaacaACATCAATACGGAAGTAGCGAGGAAGTGTGACGCTCTCACTATTTGCTATTtttcttatgttattttttagagatatttgtcattttcaaaaGTGAGATCGACAGTATTATTATGCAGTAACCGTCACTAGGGTAGATTTTGGACGCTTTATTTAAGGTAACTGCACATCATAAATGGCTTTGCTCTTGAACTAGCATTTAGCCGCTAGCTGAGTAACATGAGCTAACAACTTGGaggaacacacacgcacattgtGAGAATGCTGATCAAGCCACATGTGGACTGAGTACGGaattggatttatttatttaccttttGTTTAATTCGTAGCTAATGATGGAGGGCTCCAAGTCGTCGAGCACAACGATGCAGGTTAGTTTTGTGTGTCAACGCTGCTGCCAGCCTCTCAAACTGGACACTTCATTCAATGTGCTGGACCGGGTCACCATCCACGAACTTATAGGTATGCCTTTAACATACAGCATTACTGTTAAGTAAATCTGCAACATCTGTTGACATGTGACGCTTGTGCATGTTCCTCTCAGCTCCTTTGGTGACTGTCACTCCCAGCAAGAACACTGACAGCAGTGAAGGAGACACAACAACAGAGGTCAAAATAGCTcctcaaaatacattttatacagcTTAAAAGTTGATTGTATTATCTTGGTTGCAGGAGACCTTTGTAGAAAACAAGCAAGATGGGGTGTCAAGGAAATACATCCCTCCTGCACGGTGAGCACATGGAGCACCACTTCCTTTCAGATAATAATGGTGGGAAGTTTACTACATTTTGGCTTTCTCAGCAGGATGATGTCCACAGAGAGCGCCAACAGCTTCACACTGATAGGAGATGCTTCCGATGGAGGCACCATGGAAAACCTAAGTCGCAGACTGAAGGTAGCGAATGTTTATGCAGTAAAATACAGGAGTGATATGGAGACAAAGTGTTGTTTATTGTGTCCTTTGTAGGTGACGAGTGACCTGTTTGACATAATGTCCGGTCAAACAGATGTAGACCACCCACTGTGTGAGGAATGTACTGACACGCTGTTGGACCACCTGGACACACAGCTCAACATCACAGAGAATGAATGTCAGAATTACAAGTGAGCGcaacacatttttatgtttttttgtttgtgatgcCGAACAGAGGGTACATAAATAGATGCTTTCAGTCTTCCTTGCCTTAacagttatgtttttttcccatttaaaaaaaaaaaaaaaaaaaaaaattacaatggaTAGTTTTTATCATTAATTTCATGTCAGCCACTTTTACACAGTTGTATTTTGAAGTATAAATTTAATTTTACAtgctgacgctcttttataacttcattgtgacctgaacacatcaacagcagtacaatacCAACACCATATACTTGTACtttatgtatctccaactcacacacgtttCTATTccattcatcctgggaacgacacttcctcattctcattacaagaatctatatacatatttgtataatgtatatatgtataactGACTTGGTTTgatattttatgattgtttaaATCGCATATAATTTAGTTATATTTAAttgtacaatatatatttttgtattattgacgTATGACATTTTGATTGAAATaactaattttattttatattttataattttttatattgtatatattttatttatatttaattgtatatattattctgtattcaacattttatttgtttatagaaTAATTTCCAATTTAATATGATAAATGGAGTGGTTACCTTTGGCAATGATTTTAATGTGGACACGTGTGTCATCCTTAGGCAATGTCTGGAGCTGCTGTCTCAGTTGCAGGTGGAGGACGAGAAGACTCTGCTGACGGAGCTGCAGCATCTGAACGAGGAGGAGGCATCCCTGGTCCAGGAGCTGGAGGCCGTGGAGGAGCAGAGAGCCTCCGTGGCCCAGGAGCTGGCCCAGAGCCGCGTCCAGTCTCAGCAGCTGGAAACAGAAGAGCTGCAGTGAGTAAATATTGAAAATGTGTCTCAAGATCAGAAGTCAAACTTGACTTTCCTCTCTGCTTTGTGTGTCAGGTACCAAAAGGAGTACAGCGAGTTTAAACGTCAACAACTTGAGCTGGATGACGAGCTGAAGAGTGTCGACAACCAGATGCGTTACTGCCAGATTCAACTGGATCGACTCAAGAAGACCAACGTCTTCAATGCCACCTTTCACATCTGGTAAGCCACACCCCTTCTACTGATGAAAGCCATCAGAGCTGCCCACAAATTTAGTTTGTTTGTTAAAccttccctttcaatttggtatcaaactaatatgcagacttaaatcctAGCAATTACGAGTGGACAAAAGTAAAGATTGGAAGTTCAACCCTTCAAACGGAGGGATCCCaaaaaaagatatgtaggacaaATACTTATCAATTTATCAGTGTTCATGTAAAACCTCTCAAAATTTCACCATGcagaatacacatttttgaaccagaattacttacttacTATACAATTAATTactcatgttcaatatttcaagataATGAAGATGTGTGCAGGGTGTACAGTCAAATGTTTGAAtgggtacgcgactgtgaaatatttgggaaccactgatatagaggatctagTGTTTTTGCAACAGAGTCCTAAAAGCAAAAGAATGCTTCCTtccatataaaggatctttgattagtgttttttgcagcagattcctaaaaacagcaaagaactTGTCATatgtaggatctttgactagcgtttttgctgtagatccttaaaaacagcagcgtgctGCTGTCATTAGGGTCTTTGATTAGTATTTTTTTGATCGATActtcattcatctccaagagaaataaaCAGAGCACGCTGTCATAAAATGATCTATGACtatcatttttgcagcagatttataaaaacagcagagcactcctgtcgtaTAGTAGACCTTTAAAAACTCAATAGCAATCctgttagtgtttttgcagcagattcctaaaaacagcagagcgctctgtTATATGGAGGATCTTTCACTAGCATCTTTGCTGGACCTTCCTAAAAACAACCGAACACTCGTTCTGCAAAGGATCTTTTGACTAGTGGTTTTCCAGAAGAttcccaaaaacagcaaagaactTGTCATatgtaggatctttgactagcgtttttgctgtagatccttaaaaacagcagcgtgctGCTGTCATTAGGGTCTTTGATTAGTATTTTTTTGatcgatactttattcatctccaagagaaataaaCAGAGCACGCTGTCATAAAATGATCTATGACtatcatttttgcagcagatttataacaacagcagagcactcctgtcgtaTAGTAGACCTTTAAAAACTCAATAGCAATCctgttagtgtttttgcagcagattcctaaaaacagcagagcgctctgtTATATGGAGGATCTTTCACTAGCATCTTTGCTGGACCTTCCTAAAAACAACCGAACACTCGTTCTGCAAAGGATCTTTTGACTAGTGGTTTTCCAGAAGAttcccaaaaacagcaaagaactTGTCATatgtaggatctttgactagcgtttttgctgtagatccttaaaaacagcagcgtgctGCTGTCATTAGGGTCTTTGATTAGTATTTTTTTGatcgatactttattcatctccaagagaaataaaCAGAGCATGCTGTCATAAAATGATATATGACtatcatttttgcagcagatttataaaaacagcagagcactcctgtcgtaTAGACCTTTAAAAACTCAATCGCAATCctgttagtgtttttgcagcagattcctaaaaacagcaagagTGCTCCTTTTAAGAGGACTGTCTGTTTGACTAGCATTAACGTAGCACTTCTGTTTGCTGAGGAAAAAGTCCAGACAAGCCTGGGCCTTAGCTTTCTGCTAACGTACCCCCAGAACAACATGTTTGAATAATCCAGTGGAACACCCTCACACTTCAAATAtgatctatatactgtatactgtttcCTGTGCACCACCTATAGTATGTCATGTCTCATTTGTTCCTTCCTGTTCAGGCACAGCGGCCAGTTCGGCACTATCAATAACTTCCGTCTGGGTCGACTTCCCAGCGTTCCCGTAGAGTGGAATGAAATAAATGCCGCCTGGGGACAGACGGTGCTGCTACTGCACGCTCTGGCCAACAAGATGGGGCTGCGTTTTCAGAGGTGCCACGACTGCAAATCACAACCATGAACATATTGATACATGAAATCTGCTCTGACGGTATCAATTCAAATCCATTTTGGATGGAAGTCTTATATTGGAGGTGTAGTACCTGATATATAATCTCTACAGATATCGCCTGGTCCCATATGGAAACCATTCATACCTGGAGTCCCTGACAGATAAGTCAAAGGTAATTAACAGCCATTAAAACCTCAGCCAGCCTCACTTTCTGACCTTTTCCTGCAGGAGCTTCCACTGTACTGTTCGGGCGGCCTGAGGTTCTTCTGGGACAATAAATTCGACCACGCCATGGTGGCCTTCCTGGATTGCGTGCAGCAGTTTAAAGAAGAGGTGGAAAAAGGCGACACCGGCTTCTGTCTTCCATACAGGTTAGACGGTCATAGCTTACACCAGGGATGTTCTACCAAATTGCCCTGGGGGccacctttttacaaaatgaaggaCCAAGATAGCGCTCAtcaaaagatcctctacatcaggggtcaccaacccgtcgatcacGAGCCACGAGTCGATCTTTGAGACTTTGCCTGTCGATCGTgagaatattaggaaaaaaattgtattattacatCAATGCCCTCCCCTCCTGGAGAATGACCAACGgcaagcattttgaccactggaCACACCTGTACGCTTCGCTGCCCAACAGGCAtgcaacccgcaagctccagccatgagacaaaacccggccggaggtaccAACCGTATCACCCTGCCCTGCAACAACAAGTGTCAGCGACAAGTGAAAGAGAGAATGATGGAGCGcacaacagtagttattgcacgttaatgtggctcaaatctgcctttgctacctcaaagttaaggcacaaatatccAGACGTGCAcctaaaaaaaatctcaggttCAGGTTTATGgccaagaccagggatcttgggctcaaaaaggttggtgaccactttAATGTGACGGGAGCACTCTTCTGTTtcaggaatctactgcaaaaacgctagccaAAGATCCCCTAAATGACAGGACCACATTGTAGTTTTTAGGGCATAATGTCAAAGATCtactatatgacaggagcactctgctgtttttaggaatgccCTGCAAAAACGCTCATCAAAGATCTGCTATACTGTATGACAGAAGTGCAATGCCATTTTTAGGAaccttttgcaaaaatgttaatcGCTTCTAAGTTTGCCGAAGTCCAGACCACTTTTAGTCCACAGGGCACCAGTTGAATAGGTCTATCGCTGACATACAGTAATTCTGTCAAGCCCAAATACACATACAggtatactgtacactacttaCATAATATGATACACAGATGGTTTGCGATGTTGTCCCTGCCTCAGGATGGACGTGGAGAAGGGCAAGATCGAGGACACGGGTGGCAGTGGTGGCTCCTACTCAATCAAGACTCAGTTCAACTCTGAGGAGCAGTGGACCAAAGCATTAAAGTTCATGCTCACCAATCTCAAGTGGGGACTGGCCTGGGTCACCTCGCAGTTCTACAACAGATGAATGAAAGCAGGGTGCCTAAAACCACCATATTGGATTTAGGATTCTCTGCATGTCGTACTCTGAAGTCTCATTTCAAATGTATACAGTTTATGTAGGACActgtttattgtgtgtgtgcacagagtTTTACTTTAacttaataaacatattgtctGGAAAAAGTTAACTTTTAAGGACAAAAGCATACGTTTGCGTGTGAAAGAAAggctaaaatacataaaaataatccaTGTTCATGTGGACGTAGCCTTAGCTTGCAGTATGTAGCTTGTACTTGCAAGTAATTGGTTTGTGGTGAATCTTTGGATGATAAATTTGTATTTGAACATTctatataattttattatattaaaaaaaatatcccgagtaccactagatggcaccTGTGGACCACCAGTGGCACTcgtaccacagtttgagaatcaatgctggggtatgtgaataaaaagtaaaaacggTTTGACTACATGAGCGCAGAACACTGACATTTCCGTAATGCTCTCCaatgcctcatgtgaacagccatAGCCGGTAGTACAGTGCAGAataaaggtgacagcatgaagttgttcatatTTCTATGTGCGTTACATAAATAAGTTTGACGATGacgtgcattaaaagtgtttcatcttcaaagtttttcaagatcatttatattgtgtgctaaatgagagctggtcttcttacgtgACTAATCAGTGcgttttctgagctgtatgactctcatttgtttgttgactggatgcacaatgttagaaagcccccaattCTGCACATGTAAGTAAGGTTATGCTTTCAcgaataatgtgtcttcttcgaGCAGTGTGCCACTTTGTTCGGCGTTCCTTGATCTGTTAGTTAAACAGATTAAATTAAACCGAGGGGCTGGACTTCATTCCActctggcattgccagcagtgagaggcgacgggcagggatggcaattcttgttgcccccAGCTCAGGACCTGTACACTGGAGTTTAACTCGGTGAACAAGAGGGTAGTTTACCTCCGCCTTCGGGTGAGGGGATGGGCACTGACTGTTGTTGCACgcaacagcagttcagaatacccgcccTTTTAAGAGACTGAGGCAGTACTGGAaagtgctccctcaggggattcccttgttctgctgggggattTCAACGCTCTTCTTGGCAgcaacagtgagacctggaaa
This sequence is a window from Dunckerocampus dactyliophorus isolate RoL2022-P2 chromosome 2, RoL_Ddac_1.1, whole genome shotgun sequence. Protein-coding genes within it:
- the LOC129175683 gene encoding uncharacterized protein LOC129175683 isoform X2 — protein: MSPPNVTEVKRGIAVLWETLQCPICLDLLTEPVSTKCDHQFCKFCMLRLLDNTKLNRASCPVCKEKITKRSLQESPGFQRLVTGLQDMIHAYEHDTGTNYFTGFIQDVRQSCVTTGEMNKQVDDNVEDVDKALPSSHSSTIAALNGFAKVMGFEDSSHLTTESKVQDTVQTMESLDSVETKVKASARKIRGKARKVKSIPVDSRPQIKSSKQKSDLEADKILEKRKRKSVEKVAEWLMKVSAEGSLELEKSAEDAPDSDDSGSSASTLDVNVFNNSEVNPKKELPPKALEEQVFGATYKRERRNKLGVSLTGNASTKPTLSSTVQPPGKRHNKKKMLTPTDFIKSSKEKQVKHLEEEPQTVKNDICMDSFEETEKLDKLEIEKANDKAPSLMSETRQPEAKLVKRLHSTLQQVDSDLKAQTLIESSAPKKADKRRVSSGKGKPARAAKPLVLVSGVQNEESVPQSKLPSEAVQVHIENYLSSEDQDVPVTRKGRKRSLCSQMRGPKTDASRLAVKMPEKDGGAFDPLDAKACKSNGCIYDEDIGAIENMALGEMASSIKEVPETGADRDTLVVPTSMSLTECPPRHQIQSAAAEKEEDNSEVDTEQLLKSFKATKRKSFNLKRPNGKRSRGVDNLSDLTNPTCSDFIPPTESPLPTRNRDAERSDQKSVPVLLRSSVSSDLSPNKVAKCGTESPYVSVVPHVVDSGISFHAVEREEIPESLLESSTKDNCRNFASGNRSVLSDLSQHLLNAESSLTPDGLAAPLQGTKISGSEELSIQSFIQSNPRKNRRRRTRRLQSSSECGSLGESNEELPTLTQIFGKPAASPQGDCSREAAEASSLDGACIAACPPTCPSPDCISASQGSVDLFGSLDECDGLVNGASVSVESSQFTSEVLVTQQKLEMKKELVRLENLMALVSEVLQEKEANPSAPTCSDVQEPIVRCDRETNQDLDRKTLAEGAHDGVSQHVGTAEAPVHEHNKNNTPERGCGKAKMVLVSSGLAATEQMTVKRFAKRVGARVVSQVTTEVTHIVMCTDEQLVCERTLKYFLGIAGRKWVVSFHWILECFKQKKILDESNFEVRGDVVNGPHHLGPMRARTTDDDNAPKREKRVFMVHIRFMDDGQNSQKVHFPLIYKAVDACEFFPANQEIKVLIAIFKYNKVEHTDTLQ
- the LOC129175683 gene encoding uncharacterized protein LOC129175683 isoform X4; translated protein: MSPPNVTEVKRGIAVLWETLQCPICLDLLTEPVSTKCDHQFCKFCMLRLLDNTKLNRASCPVCKEKITKRSLQESPGFQRLVTGLQDMIHAYEHDTGTNYFTGFIQDVRQSCVTTGEMNKQVDDNVEDVDKALPSSHSSTIAALNGFAKVMGFEDSSHLTTESKVQDTVQTMESLDSVETKVKASARKIRGKARKVKSIPVDSRPQIKSSKQKSDLEADKILEKRKRKSVEKVAEWLMKVSAEGSLELEKSAEDAPDSDDSGSSASTLDVNVFNNSEVNPKKELPPKALEEQVFGATYKRERRNKLGVSLTGNASTKPTLSSTVQPPGKRHNKKKMLTPTDFIKSSKEKQVKHLEEEPQTVKNDICMDSFEETEKLDKLEIEKANDKAPSLMSETRQPEAKLVKRLHSTLQQVDSDLKAQTLIESSAPKKADKRRVSSGKGKPARAAKPLVLVSGVQNEESVPQSKLPSEAVQVHIENYLSSEDQDVPVTRKGRKRSLCSQMRGPKTDASRLAVKMPEKDGGAFDPLDAKACKSNGCIYDEDIGAIENMALGEMASSIKEVPETGADRDTLVVPTSMSLTECPPRHQIQSAAAEKEEDNSEVDTEQLLKSFKATKRKSFNLKRPNGKRSRGVDNLSDLTNPTCSDFIPPTESPLPTRNRDAERSDQKSVPVLLRSSVSSDLSPNKVAKCGTESPYVSVVPHVVDSGISFHAVEREEIPESLLESSTKDNCRNFASGNRSVLSDLSQHLLNAESSLTPDGLAAPLQGTKISGSEELSIQSFIQSNPRKNRRRRTRRLQSSSECGSLGESNEELPTLTQIFGKPAASPQGDCSREAAEASSLDGACIAACPPTCPSPDCISASQGSVDLFGSLDECDGLVNGASVSVESSQFTSEVLVTQQKLEMKKELVRLENLMALVSEVLQEKEANPSAPTCSDVQEPIVRCDRETNQDLDRKTLAEGAHDGVSQHVGTAEAPVHEHNKNNTPERGCGKAKMVLVSSGLAATEQMTVKRFAKRVGARVVSQVTTEVTHIVMCTDEQLVCERTLKYFLGIAGRKWVVSFHWILECFKQKKILDESNFEVRGDVVNGPHHLGPMRARTTDDDNLLMRGYEICFQGPFTDMTTGELNGRALY